The DNA segment AGATGAATTGATGTTCAAGAAAGTACAGGCATCATGTTCCAAAGGATATTtacataaatcaatattaaGGTCTCCTAAAATATAGAGTTTCTTACGCGAACATGAAATCTCACAAAGTAATCTGTTGTAAAAGTTTAAAAACACATCATTATTACAGCTTGGTTTTTTATACATGACACCAACTCTAaagttaatattattttcactaaaatcaataaataatgcTTCGCAACAgtctttttcttcatctgtttgaataatatcattacaaattttgaactTGATGTTATCACATATAAATAAACCAACCCCACCTGAGCCAactattaattaattttttttatcataaacggTGGTCTCATAAATTCAAAACAGTGAACTGATTTGTACTGTAAGTAAAACCTTAACAAGCATGATTTTTAATTCAGGCTCtgtataaaaatgttgatattattgAATGTTATGTTTAATTTGCAGTGTACTGTAACACTGGTTGTGCAAATGGATGGATAGCTGACAAATATTGTGATCAGGTCAGTATCCCTATatctatcttttcttcttttcttttctctttttttgttctccctattcttcttcttctcccctcccccttcttctcctcctccctcttcttctcctccttctccttttacttgttgttgttgttgttcttcttcttctcctcctccttcttcccctcttcctgttcttccttctcctccctcttatttttcttctcctcctccttcttctctaACTTGTTCTTGTtcatcttccttttcttcttcttctcctcctcctcctcctcctcttcctgttcttccttctccctcttttttttctttctcctcctccttctctaaCTTGTTCTTGTTcgtcttccttttcttcttcttcttctcctacttctcccctttctccttttcctcttctGTTCTTTCTTCTGCTCTTTCTCTTCTTATCATTTTCAGTTAAATTGTTACTGTCTTTTTCTTCAACCCTTCCATCAGGTATGTAATGTACCCTCATTTCTAATACTGTTTCACACTGTATCTAATTTCTATAAAGGCACTCTCTTGTTATTGTATTGTAATCTTCATTattgtttatcattattgttattgttgtcaGTCAATTATATCCTTTTGTGTTCAACCTTTCCATCAGGCGTGTAATGTACCCCAGTGTGGTTTTGATGCTGGTGATTGTGGTAAGACCAACCTTCATTCCATCTACTCCGTACTCATCACAGGATCTGGAATGCAAATCACTCTCCCAAGAGGTAAGTACTTCCTCTTCTACTACTGCTTCTTCTCTTGGGGCACCGTGAtctattattagtattatttgtttggcatcacctgtgcctggaAGGCGAAAAgggaactgaatcactatgatccgcaggtctctcctcccgatataactgattgggggagtgcagatagaccactacaccagggtttccccctactcttttacgaatagtgcagtgggttcttaacgtgcaaaagTTAACGTctatttaacgtcctatccgagggacggagtgttttcctttataacatagcctgcatctatgaaacttgggagagacgtttacacacaacgcactggcttcagtcatccagCCGGGGTGGACTcaaacccacgatctttggttcaacgggcagacgcgttaccgactgagccaacaacgCTCTCAAgcggtctagtggttacgactctcgtctttcaatcagagggacgtgcgTTCAAATCCCAGATGGCATAGTTTCTTTCAGCAtgaaaatttacccacattgtgctgcactcgacccagatgaggtgaatgggtaaccGGCAGgattattccttgaatgcatgggCGCTGAAAGGCGATTGAGTTAAAGTTggggtaatagtaataataacaatgcatctcagaatagattatttctagatagatggcgcaatataaatgcctattattattattacttttcttTTAATCCATATAGAATAAATtggttcatttaaaaaatgctgGCCGATCAGTgagaaataaatacattaagCAATCAGATTTACTAAAGACTGAAAATTAACCAGTTAGAAACACCTTTTCCTTATCGTTATCACTGCCACATGACattaagtttcacttaatttttaGCTGCTAATAGTGATACGACATATTTAGATAATGGTTCATAAATCAATTGGATACGGACCATTGAAAAGTCATGGGGAAAGGACCTTCACTTTGGCTCAGAAACCTCGGTCATACCTGTATAAGATTgtccatttatttattcattgttaaagttttaaaaaataatttttagggttattttccttttaattttttaattaaatttccTCTGAagtgccttgagcatctaattaCGATGGGtcttatataattttatttttattattatcaaaatctaCTTGATTATTCCCAATCAGGCCTCTTGGTAGTGTATTTCAATGCGACCCCAATTTTTGGTGAAGGATCAACGATCACTGAGGGGAAATACGACAATCATGATATCGTCCGGACTGCTACCATCGCTCAGAAGTTCAAAACAATTCACCTTCTTCTCTACAAGAACATGTCAGAAAGTGTCTTGACCTTTCACCTTTCCGGCAAGACTAAAGATGACAGCCCACTCAATGTAAGTAATAAAGTagatctttaaaggggaatttcacccagATTTAAAGTCTGTTTTGCTCAATTCATAAAAGGGAATAGAAAAGAAacatattgttgaagatatgcCAGAAATCTACCAAAGATGTAATAATGGAGCTTAAAACTTTTTGTATCGTTTTCTTTCCTTATTAtaccagagaaaaaaaattatattgtattgGATGGCTCTGAATGGTATATCAGGGCCCCATTGTACaaagatttacgattgatccaatcagtcgcaactatggaaagccagcaaagtcaacatatgaaacgcatgtttgttaaaaaaaaaattctagatatgaatccatatccataaattcattgatttcttgacaatttggagtgttctcctttgattacaaaggacattttgcaaatttcatgtagaaaaaaattatgacaccgatggatttccatagagttacaattgatcggatcaatcgtaactctttgtacaacgggGCCTAGAAATATTCCAATAGTTTAGGCAAATATTCCACGAATCgcagatgagtggaatatttctggtttTCCATGAAGCATCTTGTCAATAATTTCTGCTGACTAATTTGTTCTGAGCctatcagatgcaaggatttcagtagcttataactgtAAATTCTGTGActctttgtttcatgaaatgctcttcCAGgtgagtgtttcacaaagcatcTTGTCAATGATTTCCACTGACTaatttgttctgagccaatcagatgctaggatttcagtagctcataacagttgtcagtgaaaatcactatcTGTTGCATGAAATGCACCCCCATgggactgtttcataaaacacCTGGTCACTGAATTTTTCTGTCAGATTTGTTGTAAAATAATCAAAtgtaaggatttcagtagcttataactaaATTCTGTGACTTTTTGTTtcgtgaaatgctccccaggtaaCATTCAATGTGACTGTGAACACCAAAGAGAATAAGAACCTGGATCAAGAGCTGCTCGCGTTGAAGCAACCGGAGGGAGCAAAAGAAGATGGCAAGACAgatgaggaggagaagaggaaggaggaggaagaaccGGCCTTTGAGTTTGAGGACATTTCTGAAGGAAGGAGGTGAGATTATCATGAAGAATAAGGCTCTGAAACAAAATGCATAGCAGAAATCTTAAAACatctttttttgtaaagagggcgattccattttgtgttTTACAGGACATTTTGACAACATTTGACATCCTGTTGACATGAAATTTTATGCTTGATGATGATCCTCAAGTTGTACTAGAAGAGGATAAAGAACCCAGACTTAGAGTGTAACTTGCCTCGATTGCATATCCTTTACAGTTGCAACAAAAATGAGTACCGTTTCTTATGGGacacaaaaatatcagaaaaacaaagagagGCAAGCAACAGAAGCAAGGAATACCAGTTGAGTGAGTCCATTAACCACATTGTatgaataatgatgaaataaatggtCAATCTTTAAATTTGGGTTATGGTTTTCAGGTTAAGGACATTCATTTTCTCTTTAACAGCAATCTGGTTAAGCTAAACAACATTTAACCAACTCATctactttatttcatatttcagaggTCCAAAGCTACCTTTAGCCAGAGAGAAAGACATCTCTATATCTTTTGAGCCAAAGGAAGAAGAGCTCACTGATGATATCGCAAATCAGCTGAAAGAATTATCCAAGCAGCTGGAGGACGGTAAGATGATACAATCAAACATGATTTCATCAAATCTGCTCAAGTTGTAGAACTGTTTTCTTAGATTATCTCTACTacagatttgatttgatttacagtgggggggaggggtggtctGGGCGTgtcttgcaaagagttaaaTACCGACGGGTACAAGACATCTCATCGATTGATAAGCAGAAGCATGTGTCCTCTAAGGTTCATACCACATGCAACTGGGAATTTAAATGCAACTTTTTGGTACACTAGTCTTTGTGAAACTCCCCTTTATAAAGGCAAGCATTTCTTTAGAAATTTTGACTGTATTGAATACTAGTCTCTGTCTGATAAGTGTTTTGCACTTTGGACATTATACTTACCTCCTAAAATAAAACGAAGCAAAACAGAGATGAAtcttcaaaaagaaaaagaaagacaagtaagaacaaataaaagagagaaggaaggaaagtcaaCTATCAATGAATCTATGGAAACTGTTTAACTGAAtcatatgtttgtttgtttttttttcattttatacaggTGATATCACCAAGAGGGGGCATGACCGCATCAGATCCCAGATACTTGCCCAGTACTTGCTTTCACAAGAGTACACCAAGCGCAGGAGAGAAGTGGCCCAAGGACTTCACAAAGCAGGTGGCAGACAACCCATCATTGATACCGATACCGGATTGGGAAGGGTCCCTGACATTGTTCAACAACCTGGACAAGGATTAGGTCTAGGTGGAGGTCAAGGACAAGGGCAGGTTCAGGTGCAAGGACAAGTAATTGGGGGAGAACGTGCTCAGGGAGCATTTGGTGGACAACCTGGACAGCATGGTCAAGGAGTGTTCAATCAGCAGGTTATTCCACAGCTTGGGCAGGGTGGGCAAGCTGGACAAGGTTTCAGGGATCAGGTTGGGAATGGACTTGCAGGAAAGCAGTTGGGACAAGGTCAAGTCTTCAAAGACACAGATGTTGGCCAAATACCAAGGCAACGAGACCTTGGACAGGGTCAACAGATTCAACAACAAGGAGCTGTAGGACAAGGCTTTGGACAAGTACAAGGACAATTTATCGATCAGCAGATGGGTCAGGGATTGCAAGCAGGAAATGGCCCGGTACCAGTTGGACAGCTAGGAGAAGCACAAAATGGAGGGTTAGGATTGGGGCAGCTGCCTCTTGGACAAGCTCCAGTGAATCAAAATGATGGAGTCCTTGGACAGCTGCCAGGACAAATGCCAGGACAGCCACAAGACAATCAGGTTTTCAGGAACCAACCTCATCAAGGGATATTTCAAGATAAATTTCCCAGAGAACAGAACCTTGTTCTTAATAATGCTCAGCAGCAGATGCTGGGAAAAGCTGCTGGACAAGTTCCTCAAGGTAACACCTTTGCAGGTATTCAACAAGGATTCAACCATAATGGACAGCCTGGTTTGCAGAATGTACATCATCCGGCAGGTGGTCAGAACTTTGGAGATATTGCTAAGGCCGTTGGTAATGATGGAGCCTTGAGAAAGGAAGCTGATGCttttgataatgatttatttgGAGCCAACATATATAAATCAGGGAAAACTGTAAATCAGGGACAGGTTGTTCAACCTGGAGACAAAGCTCATGGAGGTTTTGGACAGGGTATTCAACCTGGACAACAAAGGCAACAAGAACCTGGCAATCCTCTGCAAGGATTACAGGCTCCTGTAGGGAATGGTCTAGGACAGGGTCCAGCTGTTGGAGGTCCAGATCTTGGTCAAGGGCATGAACAAAGAAGAGCTGATGCAAATGCTGGTGAAAATGTGGGGCAAGGACTTCATCAAGGTGAAAGGCTTGATAACCAGTTAGGACAGGAACTTAATCTTGGGCAACCAGTAGTGCCCTTTGAGCAGAATCAGGGTGGTCAAGGTCACCAACCTGGAAGGCCACTGGAGGAGCAAGGTGTTGGAAAGGTGGGCAGGATCAATGGTGGTCTTAAGAACCTTGGTGATGATAATCCGCTTGGTCTTCAACAGGGTATTGGTATGAAAAAGCAAGACCCCAAACTGGAGGAGACAAGAGAAAAGTACAAACATTTTGCAGACAAGTTTGAGGAACACAAAGGAAACCAGATTAACCAGGGTATACCTGATGTGATAGCAGGGCAAGGAAATCTGAATCAACCAATGGGTAAAGAAAATTATGTAAAGCAACCAATTGGAGGGCAGAAACAGCAGGTAGTGTTTGATGCTAAACCGCTGGCAGGTGTCGGTCAAGATCTTGAACCGATGGATGACTTAGATAATCCACTAGGTAAGCCAGCTGACTTGGATCAACCTGTCATAGACCAGAATGACATGAACAGAGGACTTAGAAGAGGTATCGATTCTAACCAGCAGGTCAGAAAAGTGGACGATTTGGAACCACCTGTCAACTTGCATCGTGACAATGATGCACAACCGATAATCGAAATCAAGAATGACCTGATCCAGAATGGCATCAATGGGGAGGAAACCAAGAACAGGCAACTGCACGAACCAGATCAGTTGCAGGACAAGGATGGTCTAGCCTTGAAGCAAGGGAATGAGAATGACTTCATGGACAACAACGACAACGTTGGGAATCTGTTGAAGGAACAGAACAACCTTCCATTCCAGATTCCAGATGCTGCAGAAGTTGACTTCGAGGATGATCGGAACCCTCCAGACGATGCAGGCGATGTCAGAAGGAATGACAGAGGCTTCAGGAAACTCCTATCACTCACAGACAAAGAGAAGGTGTCTCTAGACAGTGCTGCTGACCCAAGTTTCCTCCACTTTAGAGATCCTAGGGATGTCCTCAAGATCAAATCTTCCTGGGTCACGAAGGCCAAGCATGTTGTGATGAGAATCACAAGTGGTTTCCTGGATCATGAGATACAGAAGAAAGTAGTCCCTGCAGATATCAGCAAGAAGCAGGATGTCACTGCCTATCATGAGCTACAGAAGTGGAGTGGCGGTATGCCAGAACATCCTGTGTTTCCCCAAGAGGGGAATGAACTTGCTGAGGAGGCTGCCTTGAGGCAGAAGAAAGATCAGGATCGGAAGAGCAGTTTCTTGCCTTGGGAACGGACTGACAGCTTCAATAATCTCACCAAGGTATGATTTGGtctactgtaaaaaaaaagaaaaatcttttGTCATAGCCTCAAATGAAATTCTAAGTAGATATCATGGCCACACCATGAAATATGCCATAGAATGACCCAAAACAATTCCTATATCAGCTTTTTGAAATGAGATGACACCCCGACAGTCTGAACATATAGGTGTATACAGTAAGGTAATACGAGATCAAATATGCAAATATGCAGTAGGGTAGAAATAAAGCATTacagtaatacatgtatataattaagGATGGAATGGatttgatgaaacaaaataataaagatatgtaaaaataatgaaatccgTAAGGAGAAGGGAGGGACAGAATTCAAGTAGTCATCACCACAGATACCACCATAATGATTCCATTGCTATACATATTTAGAGTCTGGCAAACTAGTTACAGTGGAAGCCAACTTCCtgttatttattatatttattttttatgttaatttatatccaaaaaattgaattatatttcatgGTTGAGACTAGCTCTCTAAAAAATATAGTCGATGAGAGACCACAGATATTGTTGGTTTGTTCACCCCTCCTTTTACATGATTTTGCTGCATtgtctaatttattcatatctattgatttctatttcaaaacatatattttaagactagctCTTAATAAGCCAGAGTCTATGACACACAACACACtttaaactgatttttttgCAATGTCTATTTTGGTTTCTTAGCTTCTTGAGCAGCAGGACAGGATGGAGCAGTATTCGGCGCAGAGTGGTACCCAACGCCGTCTTCTGGACACCTTTGGGGATTCTCTGAGGCATGTCAACAAGCTCTTCAACAAGAAGTTTGGTTACCAGGCCAGGAAGGTGCCCGCCCACATGCCCCACATGGTGGACGTCGGCATCATGAATGATCTCCAGGCTGAGTAAGTCAAACCAGGGACCCTTCTTCAGGCCTAGTCACACCGCCTGAGCGTTGtaggagcggtcgtggagctgAAGGGAGAGAGGGGCGAATTTCGCTcccaaaattggggaaaaaatcccccccccccaaaaaaaaaacacttggaATCGAGAATGGTGAACTGTAGCGAGCAGTGATGGTTTTTTTCCCTCTGCTCCACgactgctccaacaacgctcgggcggtgtgaccaggcctttacaaaGAGATTTATGATCTATCAGGATCCCATCTTAcacagagttgcgattgatccaatcaacctcagctatggaaagccagcaatgtcaacatctattttACATGTTTGTTCCAAACAATTTCTAACTATGTTTATTCctacatttattgttttcttcaaaattcagtgtgcttctctatTTGAAAGGACATTGAtgaaatttcctgtagaaaatatgacaattatggatttccatagaattgaggttgatcggatcaagtGTAACTCTTTGTCAGGCGGGACcctgatcaacctcaactatatggtaatccatcatcataatttttctgacaagaaaatttgcaatttgttaacaaattttcggcattactcctatttgtttaagatcagcatgctcgatctgtaatgaaaatgataagatcagtatgctcgatctgtaatgaaaatcataagatcagtatgctctatctgtaatgaaaatcataagatcagtatgctcgatctgtaatgaaaatcataagatcataagtaaaaaaaatcggaaccagtgggattcgcaCCTGCCATCTACTACTTTACGGGCAGCAACTTAACCACCaagctattctggttcacggctaagccacgatgaactgaattcaaataccctcgatcctcttctttctgactcagtaatattcaaatgccgtccgccgtggacaatagatagtaaattaagaggcttttataggaggaaattatttTATAGGAGAACATTTTCACAacgtcctttgtaaacaaagaaggGCATACTGAATGGTCaagataatgatgaatgtatgaatatgcatcacatctagaaattttttaaagaaaatatgcattttaggtGTTTGCGTTGCTAGCTTTTTCATatttgtggttgattggatctaTTGCAACTCCTTGTGAGATGGGACCCATGGGACCATCATACAGTATGGATTAAATATCACCcaggaagaaataaaacaagtagTCCAGACACTTTTAAGATATCCGTGACTGAAAAATCACCATTCAGTTTCTCTGCAGGGGACATTTGTGGCACATATATAGTACTCAGTGTGTCAAATTAAATTGTGATGATGTTTCtggtaatttttacattttcacctttttaagcattataagtaataataattttcaggtgCAAAGTTTTTAGGgattcatttttacaaaaaaaaaccgaGGCAGGTAACAATTCGAACCTTACAGCTCAGACTGTTCAAAGTCAAATCATTGTTTACCAATACTTTAACCATTAATTTTTGGGGacttattgttgtttttgtgcttgacaaaaacaacaataagtAAATTGAAGAGAAGTCAACAAGTCCAAATAGTGTTTACAGATGCATGTAATTTTTGTAGACTTTAGTTG comes from the Lytechinus variegatus isolate NC3 chromosome 9, Lvar_3.0, whole genome shotgun sequence genome and includes:
- the LOC121421623 gene encoding N-acetylglucosamine-1-phosphotransferase subunits alpha/beta-like isoform X3 — encoded protein: MFKIVQKQTYTFLSHRYGVLLIFSGIVLVIVSAFQFGEVAIEWSQDRYSRLFNIYHDNIANTAFENRMCLPIPIDAVYTWVNGSDPKLLKDLELLKKEIESSTATTPDEIKNSTSSFQCRLKDCIASSAIMTSPFLDKSLTISQLSSIEQSLRKVNKISNVTKEGGKTNTMLQFSKREEVEAVMKAIQSITLNNKNYTLSKGYIVLLENVAGLAIVFITDPDVINDLISDAEKTNTSSSLKVNKAYLAWNMEHEESKPGDDFAPNRFEDNEELRYSLRSLEKHAPWIRRVYVVTNGQIPSWLNLDNPRLILVSHDEIFVNKSHLPTFSSPAIESHLHRIPGLSKKFIYLNDDTMFGKDIWPDDFYTHASGQKVYLTWPVPNCAEGCPSSWIKDNYCDKACNNSECEWDGGDCKGVSAQGPAIGGGMGGGTNMEQMYCNTGCANGWIADKYCDQACNVPQCGFDAGDCGKTNLHSIYSVLITGSGMQITLPRGLLVVYFNATPIFGEGSTITEGKYDNHDIVRTATIAQKFKTIHLLLYKNMSESVLTFHLSGKTKDDSPLNVTFNVTVNTKENKNLDQELLALKQPEGAKEDGKTDEEEKRKEEEEPAFEFEDISEGRRGPKLPLAREKDISISFEPKEEELTDDIANQLKELSKQLEDGDITKRGHDRIRSQILAQYLLSQEYTKRRREVAQGLHKAGGRQPIIDTDTGLGRVPDIVQQPGQGLGLGGGQGQGQVQVQGQVIGGERAQGAFGGQPGQHGQGVFNQQVIPQLGQGGQAGQGFRDQVGNGLAGKQLGQGQVFKDTDVGQIPRQRDLGQGQQIQQQGAVGQGFGQVQGQFIDQQMGQGLQAGNGPVPVGQLGEAQNGGLGLGQLPLGQAPVNQNDGVLGQLPGQMPGQPQDNQVFRNQPHQGIFQDKFPREQNLVLNNAQQQMLGKAAGQVPQGNTFAGIQQGFNHNGQPGLQNVHHPAGGQNFGDIAKAVGNDGALRKEADAFDNDLFGANIYKSGKTVNQGQVVQPGDKAHGGFGQGIQPGQQRQQEPGNPLQGLQAPVGNGLGQGPAVGGPDLGQGHEQRRADANAGENVGQGLHQGERLDNQLGQELNLGQPVVPFEQNQGGQGHQPGRPLEEQGVGKVGRINGGLKNLGDDNPLGLQQGIGMKKQDPKLEETREKYKHFADKFEEHKGNQINQGIPDVIAGQGNLNQPMGKENYVKQPIGGQKQQVVFDAKPLAGVGQDLEPMDDLDNPLGKPADLDQPVIDQNDMNRGLRRGIDSNQQVRKVDDLEPPVNLHRDNDAQPIIEIKNDLIQNGINGEETKNRQLHEPDQLQDKDGLALKQGNENDFMDNNDNVGNLLKEQNNLPFQIPDAAEVDFEDDRNPPDDAGDVRRNDRGFRKLLSLTDKEKVSLDSAADPSFLHFRDPRDVLKIKSSWVTKAKHVVMRITSGFLDHEIQKKVVPADISKKQDVTAYHELQKWSGGMPEHPVFPQEGNELAEEAALRQKKDQDRKSSFLPWERTDSFNNLTKLLEQQDRMEQYSAQSGTQRRLLDTFGDSLRHVNKLFNKKFGYQARKVPAHMPHMVDVGIMNDLQAEFEEEYDITSSHRLRHSRDMQHAFSYFYYLMGTPKIVNVTEVFDEFDTDGSGVLSDREIRTLATRLYELPLDLKTLTSLEGMIIHCAVNVSTKLIAPAEGAIEKYYEEKMPQVTKDLLMHCPPLIEKMQGSVKGQTMYKYEIMGEEEIAFKMIQTNVSQVIGQLDDIRKHPKKFVCLNDNIDHKSSDAYMVKAVLQDFYESLFPVVSQFELPRDYRNRFLHIDELRDWRRYRDWLRFWTHLSLAALITFSAVSFCSSHLLALKRRCFGRRRWRGSGVAETVQHV
- the LOC121421623 gene encoding N-acetylglucosamine-1-phosphotransferase subunits alpha/beta-like isoform X1, with amino-acid sequence MFKIVQKQTYTFLSHRYGVLLIFSGIVLVIVSAFQFGEVAIEWSQDRYSRLFNIYHDNIANTAFENRMCLPIPIDAVYTWVNGSDPKLLKDLELLKKEIESSTATTPDEIKNSTSSFQCRLKDCIASSAIMTSPFLDKSLTISQLSSIEQSLRKVNKISNVTKEGGKTNTMLQFSKREEVEAVMKAIQSITLNNKNYTLSKGYITSDWTVSGSVALKDRVLVTGVEKDTTEEQVKNRIAQTYQEKVGEVLLENVAGLAIVFITDPDVINDLISDAEKTNTSSSLKVNKAYLAWNMEHEESKPGDDFAPNRFEDNEELRYSLRSLEKHAPWIRRVYVVTNGQIPSWLNLDNPRLILVSHDEIFVNKSHLPTFSSPAIESHLHRIPGLSKKFIYLNDDTMFGKDIWPDDFYTHASGQKVYLTWPVPNCAEGCPSSWIKDNYCDKACNNSECEWDGGDCKGVSAQGPAIGGGMGGGTNMEQMYCNTGCANGWIADKYCDQACNVPQCGFDAGDCGKTNLHSIYSVLITGSGMQITLPRGLLVVYFNATPIFGEGSTITEGKYDNHDIVRTATIAQKFKTIHLLLYKNMSESVLTFHLSGKTKDDSPLNVTFNVTVNTKENKNLDQELLALKQPEGAKEDGKTDEEEKRKEEEEPAFEFEDISEGRRGPKLPLAREKDISISFEPKEEELTDDIANQLKELSKQLEDGDITKRGHDRIRSQILAQYLLSQEYTKRRREVAQGLHKAGGRQPIIDTDTGLGRVPDIVQQPGQGLGLGGGQGQGQVQVQGQVIGGERAQGAFGGQPGQHGQGVFNQQVIPQLGQGGQAGQGFRDQVGNGLAGKQLGQGQVFKDTDVGQIPRQRDLGQGQQIQQQGAVGQGFGQVQGQFIDQQMGQGLQAGNGPVPVGQLGEAQNGGLGLGQLPLGQAPVNQNDGVLGQLPGQMPGQPQDNQVFRNQPHQGIFQDKFPREQNLVLNNAQQQMLGKAAGQVPQGNTFAGIQQGFNHNGQPGLQNVHHPAGGQNFGDIAKAVGNDGALRKEADAFDNDLFGANIYKSGKTVNQGQVVQPGDKAHGGFGQGIQPGQQRQQEPGNPLQGLQAPVGNGLGQGPAVGGPDLGQGHEQRRADANAGENVGQGLHQGERLDNQLGQELNLGQPVVPFEQNQGGQGHQPGRPLEEQGVGKVGRINGGLKNLGDDNPLGLQQGIGMKKQDPKLEETREKYKHFADKFEEHKGNQINQGIPDVIAGQGNLNQPMGKENYVKQPIGGQKQQVVFDAKPLAGVGQDLEPMDDLDNPLGKPADLDQPVIDQNDMNRGLRRGIDSNQQVRKVDDLEPPVNLHRDNDAQPIIEIKNDLIQNGINGEETKNRQLHEPDQLQDKDGLALKQGNENDFMDNNDNVGNLLKEQNNLPFQIPDAAEVDFEDDRNPPDDAGDVRRNDRGFRKLLSLTDKEKVSLDSAADPSFLHFRDPRDVLKIKSSWVTKAKHVVMRITSGFLDHEIQKKVVPADISKKQDVTAYHELQKWSGGMPEHPVFPQEGNELAEEAALRQKKDQDRKSSFLPWERTDSFNNLTKLLEQQDRMEQYSAQSGTQRRLLDTFGDSLRHVNKLFNKKFGYQARKVPAHMPHMVDVGIMNDLQAEFEEEYDITSSHRLRHSRDMQHAFSYFYYLMGTPKIVNVTEVFDEFDTDGSGVLSDREIRTLATRLYELPLDLKTLTSLEGMIIHCAVNVSTKLIAPAEGAIEKYYEEKMPQVTKDLLMHCPPLIEKMQGSVKGQTMYKYEIMGEEEIAFKMIQTNVSQVIGQLDDIRKHPKKFVCLNDNIDHKSSDAYMVKAVLQDFYESLFPVVSQFELPRDYRNRFLHIDELRDWRRYRDWLRFWTHLSLAALITFSAVSFCSSHLLALKRRCFGRRRWRGSGVAETVQHV